Proteins found in one Quercus robur chromosome 2, dhQueRobu3.1, whole genome shotgun sequence genomic segment:
- the LOC126694569 gene encoding uncharacterized protein LOC126694569: MLAKGHVPPSAPNKPPSIFAPSKFENIDFGRINFEISPKNGFAQKGHYPPSEPSKGTSDPPPLPSRGLPNNGHYPPSGPSKGTSKPSPPPHGLPNNGHYTPSGPSKGTFDPPSLPHGLRNNGHYPPSGPSKGTSDPPPPPHGLPNNGHYPPFGPSKGTSDPPPRPHSFIPIRD, encoded by the exons ATGTTGGCAAAAGGTCATGTTCCTCCTTCTGCGCCTAACAAGCCTCCTTCTATATTTGCTCCATCAAAGTTTGAGAATATAGATTTTGGGAGGATCAATTTTGAGATTTCGCCCAAAAATG GGTTTGCCCAAAAAGGCCATTATCCTCCATCTGAGCCTAGCAAGGGAACGTCTGACCCTCCTCCTCTTCCTTCTCGTGGTTTGCCCAATAATGGCCACTATCCTCCGTCTGGGCCTAGCAAGGGAACGTCCAAACCTTCTCCCCCTCCTCATGGTTTGCCTAATAATGGCCACTATACTCCATCTGGGCCTAGCAAGGGAACGTTCGACCCTCCTTCCCTTCCTCATGGTTTGCGCAATAATGGCCACTATCCTCCATCTGGGCCTAGCAAAGGAACGTCCGACCCTCCTCCCCCTCCTCATGGTTTGCCCAATAATGGTCACTATCCTCCATTTGGGCCTAGCAAGGGAACGTCCGACCCTCCTCCACGTCCTCATAGTTTTATTCCAATTAGGGACTAA
- the LOC126694560 gene encoding uncharacterized protein LOC126694560, whose protein sequence is MVLTTQKLVWLTFVIVLAFPIEARRLSTYGEKVSSNLVQVEKWKIPLFERVKFGLLAKGHVPPSAPNEPPSLKGTSDPPPPPLGLPKNGHYPPSRSSKGTFDPSPPPPHGLPNNSHYPPFGPSKGTSDPPPPPHSLPKNGHYPPFGPSKGKSDPPPPPLHGLPNNVQYPPFRPSKGTSSPPPPLPHGLPKNDHYPLSRPNKGTFDPPPPHGLPNNGHYPPSGPSKVTFDPPPPPHGLPKNGHYPPSGPSKGTSDVPPPPYGLPNNGHYPPSGPSKGMSDPPPSPPHALPNNGHYPLCGPIKGTPDPPAPPHGFIPIKV, encoded by the exons ATGGTGCTAACCACTCAAAAATTGGTATGGTTGACCTTTGTGATTGTCCTCGCTTTCCCTATTGAAGCTAGAAGGCTTTCAACATATGGAGAAAAGGTTTCTTCTAACTTAGTGCAAGTTGAAAAATGGAAAATACCTCTTTTTGAGAGGGTGAAATTTGGACTGTTGGCAAAAGGTCATGTCCCTCCATCTGCGCCTAACGAGCCCCCTTCTCT CAAGGGAACGTCTGACCCTCCTCCACCTCCTCTTGGTTTGCCTAAAAATGGCCATTATCCTCCATCTAGGTCTAGCAAGGGAACGTTTGatccttctcctcctcctcctcatggTTTGCCCAATAATAGCCACTATCCTCCATTTGGGCCTAGCAAGGGAACCTCTGACCCTCCTCCACCTCCTCATAGTTTGCCAAAAAATGGCCACTACCCTCCATTTGGGCCTAGTAAGGGAAAGTCTgaccctcctcctcctcctcttcatGGTTTGCCCAATAATGTCCAATATCCTCCATTTAGGCCTAGCAAGGGAACGTCTagccctcctcctcctcttcctcatGGTTTACCCAAAAATGACCACTATCCTCTATCTAGGCCTAACAAGGGAACGTTtgatcctcctcctcctcatggTTTGCCCAATAATGGCCATTATCCTCCATCTGGGCCTAGCAAGGTAACCTTTGACCCTCCTCCACCTCCTCATGGTTTGCCAAAAAATGGCCACTACCCTCCATCTGGGCCTAGCAAGGGTACGTCTGACGTCCCTCCTCCTCCTTATGGTTTGCCCAATAATGGCCACTATCCTCCATCTGGGCCTAGCAAGGGAATGTCCGACcctcctccttctcctcctcATGCTTTGCCCAATAATGGCCACTATCCTCTATGTGGGCCTATTAAGGGAACGCCCGACCCTCCTGCCCCTCCTCATGGTTTTATTCCAATTAAGGTCTAA